The following proteins come from a genomic window of Thiothrix unzii:
- the cas7d gene encoding type I-D CRISPR-associated protein Cas7/Csc2: MKALAPYLANISALTTKSPIDDKKTYIHPKLKNLGSISLVLIREAVAPVVFRNAEQEITDIEWLDDLYVRAVPNKFKYIERNRGLQILRALGIGGRLPQNKTVLYKGQNPSAAFDLNTLVFGDSANYDNRVLPVRAAVNYSDALSLLPKDKCVDETFHNRAMEDGTLFDAESKKNSDNLFTRHFIKPGTLMVQVLSTRGQVLPEIGLKHLLLSVGMAGSYGGQTSVTGINIRTHVVGLYGGKFEQAITSPYELLRGLQGRDGNDVLAAKASLHELLQAAHELVIQGDEVAAWQTDLIAAFNQSGSALEQEYRQAQPHVAELFDQWFQ; the protein is encoded by the coding sequence GTATTTAGCAAACATCAGTGCATTAACCACCAAAAGCCCGATTGACGACAAGAAAACCTATATTCACCCTAAGCTAAAAAATCTGGGGTCGATCAGTTTAGTCCTCATCCGCGAAGCGGTCGCGCCTGTGGTATTCCGTAATGCGGAGCAGGAAATTACCGATATTGAATGGCTAGATGATTTGTACGTTCGTGCTGTGCCCAATAAATTTAAATACATTGAGCGCAACCGTGGGTTGCAAATTCTGCGAGCACTGGGTATCGGTGGGCGTTTGCCGCAAAACAAAACCGTCTTGTACAAGGGGCAAAATCCATCCGCTGCGTTTGATCTGAATACGCTGGTATTTGGTGACTCTGCCAACTACGACAATCGCGTGTTGCCAGTACGTGCCGCTGTCAATTATTCCGATGCATTGAGTTTGTTGCCTAAAGATAAGTGCGTGGATGAAACCTTTCATAATCGCGCTATGGAAGATGGCACACTGTTTGATGCGGAAAGTAAAAAGAACAGTGACAACCTGTTTACCCGCCATTTTATTAAACCGGGAACGCTCATGGTGCAGGTATTAAGTACCCGTGGTCAGGTATTGCCAGAAATCGGCTTAAAACACTTGTTATTGAGTGTCGGGATGGCGGGTAGTTATGGCGGGCAAACTTCCGTTACGGGCATCAATATCCGTACTCATGTCGTAGGTCTGTATGGTGGTAAGTTTGAACAGGCAATCACCTCGCCTTACGAGCTATTGCGTGGACTGCAAGGTCGTGACGGTAATGATGTGCTTGCAGCGAAAGCCAGCCTGCATGAGTTGTTGCAAGCTGCCCATGAGCTGGTCATTCAAGGTGATGAAGTGGCAGCATGGCAGACTGATTTGATCGCCGCGTTTAATCAAAGTGGTAGTGCGTTGGAGCAAGAGTACCGGCAGGCACAACCTCACGTCGCAGAGCTGTTTGATCAATGGTTTCAATAG